Proteins encoded in a region of the Oncorhynchus clarkii lewisi isolate Uvic-CL-2024 chromosome 18, UVic_Ocla_1.0, whole genome shotgun sequence genome:
- the LOC139372517 gene encoding SLIT and NTRK-like protein 1 gives MLLWIVLLKAALCVAIGNVTRDICKEQICSCNEIEGDLHIDCEKRSFTNLHHLTGPSSQFYHLLLHGNSLSRLFPNEFANFYNAVSLHLENNGLHDIVPGAFLGLQLVKRLHINNNKIRSFRKSTFLGLDDLEYLQADFNLLRDIDPAVFRDLNKLEVLILNDNLISALPINVFQHVPITHLDLRGNRIKTVPYEGVLEQIPGIAEVLLEDNPWDCNCDLVSLKEWLENIPQNALIGRVICEAPTPLQGNDLNETSEMDLCPSLKSGADESLVAPPTQEETSVPGPVPTPYKASGDPGSPTPGNGKKGRSKSHWQLKTKPTSMTGVNGEREQLQIVQNASCPVPCSCKLIGSRQGLGVNCEGKKIESLANLKPKPLTAHELNMRDNNIHAIKKNHLNGYSSLNLLDLGGNNIKLIDNSTFQNLTELRWLYMDKNYLDTLIAEMFIGLQNLEYLNLEYNDIQLILAGTFSPLPNLRVLFLNNNLLKALPVDAFLGVSLSKISLHNNYFTYLPVAGVLDQLNSIIQIDLHGNPWDCSCNIVPFKQWTEKLGADVIVSDLKCESPEEFWKRDFRHVRNDLMCPKLYDKIYPTSLSKNSTFTADTGTRSNSYVEPNRVSISVLVPGLLLVFVTSAFTVVGMLVFILRNRKRSKRRDGNSSASEINSLQTVCDSSYWHSGPYHADGGAQRGFDCSAHFSSTNDA, from the coding sequence ATGCTGCTTTGGATTGTCTTGCTGAAGGCGGCTCTTTGTGTGGCTATTGGAAATGTTACAAGGGACATTTGTAAGGAGCAGATATGCTCCTGCAATGAGATTGAAGGCGATTTGCACATTGACTGCGAAAAAAGGAGCTTTACTAATTTGCACCATTTGACTGGTCCCAGTTCCCAGTTTTATCACTTGCTATTGCATGGAAATTCTTTATCCAGGCTTTTTCCCAATGAGTTTGCTAACTTTTACAATGCCGTAAGCTTGCATTTGGAAAACAACGGTTTGCATGACATTGTCCCTGGTGCTTTTTTGGGACTGCAGCTCGTGAAAAGGCTACACATAAATAATAACAAGATACGGTCATTTAGGAAGAGCACCTTTCTTGGTTTAGATGACTTGGAATATCTTCAGGCTGATTTTAATCTATTGAGAGACATTGACCCGGCCGTGTTCAGGGACTTAAATAAACTTGAAGTGTTAATTCTAAATGATAACCTCATCAGTGCACTACCTATAAATGTGTTTCAGCACGTTCCCATCACCCATCTCGACCTGCGAGGGAACCGAATCAAAACGGTGCCTTATGAGGGAGTTCTCGAACAAATACCGGGCATTGCGGAGGTTTTATTGGAGGATAACCCCTGGGACTGCAACTGTGACCTGGTTTCCCTGAAGGAATGGCTGGAGAATATACCGCAGAACGCGCTTATCGGCCGGGTGATCTGCGAGGCTCCAACGCCACTGCAAGGGAACGACTTGAACGAGACATCGGAGATGGATCTGTGTCCTTCATTAAAAAGTGGTGCTGACGAGAGTTTAGTTGCACCTCCTACCCAAGAGGAGACCTCTGTACCTGGGCCCGTTCCAACGCCTTATAAAGCTAGTGGTGATCCTGGGTCCCCAACTCCAGGGAATGGGAAAAAGGGACGCTCTAAATCGCACTGGCAGTTGAAAACGAAGCCCACATCTATGACAGgtgtgaatggagagagagagcagctgcaGATTGTGCAGAACGCATCATGCCCTGTGCCATGCAGCTGCAAGCTCATTGGATCCCggcaggggttaggggttaactgcGAGGGCAAGAAGATAGAGAGCTTGGCTAACCTAAAACCCAAACCCCTCACTGCGCACGAATTAAACATGAGAGATAACAACATCCATGCTATAAAAAAGAACCATCTCAATGGCTATTCAAGTCTGAATCTCCTTGATTTGGGTGGaaacaacatcaaattgataGACAACAGCACTTTTCAAAACCTCACCGAATTAAGATGGTTGTACATGGATAAGAATTACCTGGATACGCTCATTGCGGAAATGTTCATTGGACTTCAAAATCTGGAATATCTAAATTTGGAATATAATGATATACAGCTGATACTGGCAGGCACATTCAGCCCTCTGCCTAATCTGCGAGTGCTTTTCCTCAACAATAACTTGCTGAAAGCGCTACCTGTGGATGCTTTCCTTGGAGTGTCTTTATCAAAGATTAGCTTGCATAATAATTATTTCACATATCTCCCTGTCGCAGGGGTCTTAGATCAACTCAATTCGATCATACAAATTGATTTGCATGGGAACCCTTGGGATTGCTCGTGTAATATTGTCCCTTTCAAACAGTGGACGGAGAAACTGGGGGCAGATGTGATCGTTAGTGATCTCAAGTGTGAGTCCCCAGAAGAGTTCTGGAAAAGGGATTTCCGTCACGTCCGAAATGATCTGATGTGTCCCAAGCTGTATGACAAAAtctaccccacctctctctccaaaaACAGCACTTTCACCGCAGACACGGGTACGCGCTCGAACTCCTATGTGGAGCCGAACAGGGTATCCATCTCTGTACTAGTCCCTGGGCTACTACTGGTATTTGTCACGTCTGCGTTCACTGTTGTAGGGATGCTTGTCTTCATCTTGCGGAATCGCAAGAGATCAAAGCGGAGGGATGGTAATTCCTCTGCGTCAGAGATAAATTCCTTGCAGACAGTGTGCGACTCGTCTTATTGGCATAGCGGGCCTTACCATGCAGACGGGGGCGCGCAAAGAGGGTTTGACTGTAGCGCCCATTTCTCTTCAACAAATGATGCGTAA